GGCTGCCCTTGAAAACTTCCTTGAACAGGGCGAGCTTCGAGAATAGACAACCTTTTAGGCTCTCCTCCACGAATCGAAACAGTCATCCAAGCACCAGGAGAGGGGGTTACCCCACGAAAACTGTTATACACCTTATCGACGGAATCATCCCAACACAACCTACCTTCTGACTTCTCTAATTTTGGAGCTATAGAAGCCAACGCGTTATCCTGTTTTTCTAGGATCAACGTTCCATCCTCAATCGCATGCATGACATGAACCAAAGCATCCGCTCCTCCAAGAGAAAGCTCCTCAGCTAACTCTCCTGCAGTCATATCTGGAAGAACTGGAACCAAAGTCTTCAGCGCTATATCACCGGTATCCATGCCAGCGTCCATGCGAATGACGGTATTCCCACTTTCTGTCACCCCATCCATTATACAGCGCTGAATGGGAGCCGCACCCCTATATGCAGGCAGCAAACCCGCATGCAAATTGTAACAACCGAACTTAGGAATATCTAAAACCACTTGTCTAAGAATCGCCCCATACGCAACGACCAAAAATATATCCGCACCGACGCTACGCAACTCTTCGATAAAGGCCGGGTCTGAAGCTTTTTCCGGCTGCAAAACGGGAATACCCCTTTCCAAAGCAAGCTCCTTAACAGGAGAGGGTATTGTCTGACTAGACCTTTTCCCTGGCTTGTCTGTTCGAGTGACAACAGACAAAATAGAAACTCCTTTTTCTAACAAACCGGCCAGCACTGTTCGCGCGAAAACAGGCGTACCAAAAAAAACAGCTTTAAGATTCGACAAGCACTTCCTCTCTTTCTGTATTCTGCTCCATGAAAAACACCTTTTTTGTGTTCCGTTCTATCCCCCTTTTACTATCCTCTCGGCAAAATTCTAGGAAATGAGCAACTTCTGGGATAACTCCCAGCTCCTGCTCAGCTATATCTAAAGCATCCTTAAACGAGTAGTCGGAAGAATAAACGATTTTAAAGGCTCTAATTAGAGCAGATCTTACAGAAAAAGGCAACTTACGCCTTTGTAATCCAACCTTA
This is a stretch of genomic DNA from Chlamydiifrater phoenicopteri. It encodes these proteins:
- the fmt gene encoding methionyl-tRNA formyltransferase; translation: MSNLKAVFFGTPVFARTVLAGLLEKGVSILSVVTRTDKPGKRSSQTIPSPVKELALERGIPVLQPEKASDPAFIEELRSVGADIFLVVAYGAILRQVVLDIPKFGCYNLHAGLLPAYRGAAPIQRCIMDGVTESGNTVIRMDAGMDTGDIALKTLVPVLPDMTAGELAEELSLGGADALVHVMHAIEDGTLILEKQDNALASIAPKLEKSEGRLCWDDSVDKVYNSFRGVTPSPGAWMTVSIRGGEPKRLSILEARPVQGSFQGQPGDLLRVSKKDLMVLCRDGALSLKKVKLEGKGALSTENFLNGIAENEVAASSQ